The Microbacterium horticulturae genome has a window encoding:
- a CDS encoding VOC family protein: protein MTVDAIMPNLHASDLDAARRFYVGELGMAEQPMGHDWVTRFVDPSTGAAVQVQIRDATAPEDSAATVKVDDVDALYAAMRAAGYEIVHPLVTEAWGVRRFFVRSPGGAVLNIAQRHG from the coding sequence ATGACGGTCGATGCGATCATGCCGAACCTGCACGCCTCCGACCTCGATGCCGCGCGGAGGTTCTATGTCGGCGAGCTCGGCATGGCCGAACAACCCATGGGGCACGACTGGGTCACGCGCTTCGTCGACCCGTCGACCGGGGCGGCCGTGCAGGTGCAGATCCGCGACGCGACAGCGCCTGAGGACTCGGCCGCGACCGTCAAGGTCGACGACGTCGATGCCTTGTACGCGGCGATGCGCGCCGCGGGCTACGAGATCGTGCATCCGCTGGTGACCGAGGCCTGGGGCGTGCGGCGCTTCTTCGTGCGCTCGCCCGGCGGCGCCGTGCTGAATATCGCGCAGCGGCACGGCTGA
- a CDS encoding pyridoxal phosphate-dependent decarboxylase family protein — protein MTFDDAAILAELDALRAADAPTHGGRVLSYVYDAGMPQLDELAAEAARRMQAVNGLDPTTFTSVAALERDVLAFALETLGGAAGTVTSGGTESCLLAVKTARDLWRAGGGSGIGRIVAPVTAHAAFRKAAELFDLRFDGVPVDPATGTLDASAITARLGDDVALVVVSAPSYPFAAMDPIADVAAACAASGISCHVDACIGGWILPFWPDDVPEWTLRVPGVTSLSADLHKYGYAPKGVSVLLHATRDRQRAQYFATTDWPGYPVVNPTLLGSKSAGALAAAWAIIRALGTDGFRDLAARTAQATHALSAAIGGIEGLRVVGSPTGPLLAVATDEQAAPDRRVDPHHWSDAARAAGWMLQQQPGLVQGDGTRLPHTTHLTVTPVTDAAALVPDLVAAADAARGVPPVDAEQVRQTLPAQLPATLDADTAGALLQGMGLGGGGALPEQMAPFLALVEALPHPVVERLLVELLARAVEP, from the coding sequence GTGACCTTCGATGACGCAGCGATCCTGGCCGAGCTCGACGCCCTGCGCGCGGCCGATGCGCCCACCCATGGCGGGCGGGTGCTCTCCTATGTGTACGACGCGGGGATGCCGCAGCTCGATGAGCTCGCCGCAGAAGCGGCGCGCCGCATGCAGGCCGTCAACGGCCTCGACCCGACGACCTTCACCTCGGTCGCGGCGCTCGAGCGCGACGTGTTGGCCTTCGCCCTCGAGACGCTCGGTGGTGCGGCCGGCACCGTCACCAGCGGCGGCACCGAGTCGTGCCTGCTGGCGGTGAAGACCGCGCGCGATCTGTGGCGCGCGGGAGGCGGCAGCGGCATCGGGCGGATCGTCGCGCCCGTGACCGCGCACGCCGCGTTCCGCAAGGCGGCCGAGCTCTTTGATCTGCGCTTCGACGGGGTTCCCGTCGATCCGGCGACCGGCACTCTCGACGCCTCCGCGATCACCGCGCGCCTGGGCGACGATGTCGCGCTCGTGGTGGTCTCGGCGCCGTCGTATCCGTTCGCGGCGATGGACCCGATCGCCGACGTCGCGGCCGCGTGCGCGGCATCCGGCATCTCCTGCCACGTCGACGCGTGCATCGGCGGATGGATCCTGCCGTTCTGGCCCGACGACGTGCCCGAGTGGACCCTGCGCGTGCCCGGGGTGACGAGCCTGTCGGCCGACCTGCACAAGTACGGCTACGCGCCCAAAGGTGTGAGCGTGCTGCTGCACGCCACGCGCGACCGCCAGCGTGCACAGTACTTCGCGACCACGGACTGGCCCGGCTACCCGGTCGTGAACCCGACGCTGCTGGGCTCGAAGTCGGCGGGTGCCCTGGCCGCCGCCTGGGCCATCATCCGCGCGCTGGGTACTGACGGGTTCCGCGACCTCGCCGCTCGCACGGCGCAGGCCACTCACGCATTGAGCGCCGCGATCGGCGGCATCGAGGGGCTGCGGGTCGTCGGCTCGCCCACCGGCCCGCTGTTGGCGGTCGCGACCGACGAGCAGGCGGCGCCCGACCGCCGCGTCGACCCGCACCACTGGTCCGACGCGGCACGTGCGGCGGGGTGGATGCTGCAGCAGCAGCCCGGCTTGGTCCAGGGTGACGGCACCCGGCTGCCCCACACCACGCACCTGACCGTGACACCGGTGACCGATGCCGCGGCCCTCGTACCCGATCTGGTCGCCGCCGCCGACGCCGCGCGCGGTGTGCCCCCGGTAGACGCCGAGCAGGTGCGTCAGACGCTGCCTGCGCAGCTGCCCGCCACGCTCGATGCCGATACCGCCGGCGCCCTGCTGCAGGGCATGGGCCTGGGCGGCGGAGGAGCGCTCCCCGAGCAGATGGCGCCATTTCTCGCGCTGGTCGAGGCGTTGCCGCACCCGGTCGTGGAGCGGCTGCTCGTCGAGCTGCTCGCACGTGCGGTCGAGCCGTGA
- a CDS encoding histidine phosphatase family protein — protein MPAARLHLVRHGEVHNPRRVLYGRLPNFRLSTAGRQMTRQAAEYVQGLARPIGSLVCSPLQRTRESAEPFAELFGIEPVIDERVIEPTNVFEGKRMSRAVVNPLNWWHLRRPSTPSWGEPYAQVVARMEAAMRDAWDRTESGDAVIVSHQLPIWITHLAIAGLPLRHDPRKRRCALSSVTSFERDGEKWVEVGYAEPATVAGSIDVGAV, from the coding sequence GTGCCCGCCGCTCGCCTTCATCTCGTGCGCCATGGGGAGGTTCACAACCCCCGTCGTGTGCTCTACGGGCGACTCCCGAATTTCCGGTTGAGCACTGCCGGGCGGCAGATGACCCGGCAGGCCGCGGAGTACGTGCAGGGCCTCGCGCGCCCCATCGGCTCGCTGGTGTGCTCGCCGCTGCAGCGCACGCGCGAATCGGCCGAGCCTTTCGCCGAGCTGTTCGGCATCGAGCCGGTCATCGACGAGCGTGTCATCGAGCCCACGAACGTGTTCGAGGGCAAGCGGATGTCGCGGGCCGTCGTCAACCCGCTGAACTGGTGGCATCTGCGCCGCCCCTCGACCCCCAGCTGGGGCGAGCCCTACGCACAGGTCGTCGCGCGCATGGAAGCCGCGATGCGAGATGCCTGGGATCGCACCGAATCCGGAGACGCCGTGATCGTCTCCCATCAGCTGCCGATCTGGATCACCCACCTCGCCATCGCGGGCCTCCCGCTGCGGCACGACCCGCGCAAGCGGCGGTGCGCGCTCTCAAGCGTCACGAGCTTCGAGCGCGACGGCGAGAAGTGGGTCGAGGTCGGATACGCGGAGCCGGCGACCGTCGCGGGCTCGATCGATGTGGGGGCCGTGTGA
- a CDS encoding TlpA family protein disulfide reductase, producing MRRTTKAAASLAAALMLAAGLSACSGSNDGLAQQYRDGDSKGYIAADFAVHEYKAGEQPKAVAFGGTLDDGSTVSNKTYAGKVTVVNFWWAACAPCREEAPVLKKADAAFGDDVAFLGVNTYDQAPTAQSFAKEFGITYPSIIDVDTKSVTTAFAGVVPLSATPSTVILDADGRPTARIVGAIPDASILESLIKTALGASS from the coding sequence ATGCGCCGAACGACGAAAGCCGCGGCATCCCTCGCCGCAGCCCTAATGCTGGCGGCGGGCCTGTCGGCCTGCTCCGGAAGTAACGACGGCCTCGCCCAGCAGTACCGCGACGGTGACAGCAAGGGCTACATCGCCGCCGACTTCGCCGTGCACGAGTACAAGGCCGGCGAGCAGCCGAAGGCCGTCGCCTTCGGCGGCACGCTCGACGACGGCAGCACGGTCTCGAACAAGACGTATGCAGGCAAGGTGACGGTCGTGAACTTCTGGTGGGCGGCGTGCGCTCCGTGCCGTGAAGAAGCGCCCGTGCTGAAGAAAGCGGATGCCGCGTTCGGCGACGATGTCGCGTTCCTGGGTGTGAACACCTACGACCAGGCGCCCACGGCCCAAAGCTTTGCCAAGGAGTTCGGCATCACCTACCCGAGCATCATCGACGTCGACACGAAATCGGTGACCACCGCCTTCGCCGGCGTCGTGCCGCTGAGTGCGACCCCGTCGACCGTCATCCTCGACGCCGATGGCCGCCCCACCGCGCGCATCGTCGGGGCGATCCCCGACGCGTCGATCCTCGAGTCGCTGATAAAGACCGCACTGGGCGCATCGTCGTGA
- a CDS encoding cytochrome c biogenesis CcdA family protein: MDLVAGGALWVAVPIAILAGLVSFLSPCVLPLVPGYLGFIGGAVAPRSVRTGDAPARGRLVLGVLLFIAGFTVVFMAVNIFSGTVGLFFLKYKDVITRVMGVVIILLGLVFIGLFGFAQRIFRPQIRGNLGLVGAPLLGLALGVGWAPCIGPTLAVIINMSLDGASASRGAVLGLAYSLGLGVPFLLIALGFGWATRSVAFLRTHVRMVNIIGGALLIILGLLMVTGVWGVLMSNLQGVIAGVTPAL; this comes from the coding sequence ATGGATCTCGTCGCCGGGGGCGCGCTCTGGGTCGCGGTCCCCATAGCGATCCTGGCGGGCCTGGTGTCGTTCCTCTCGCCGTGCGTGCTGCCGCTCGTGCCCGGTTACCTCGGCTTCATCGGAGGAGCGGTGGCGCCCCGCTCCGTGCGCACCGGCGACGCGCCCGCGCGCGGCCGCCTCGTGCTCGGCGTGCTGCTGTTCATCGCCGGGTTCACGGTCGTGTTCATGGCCGTGAACATCTTCAGCGGCACGGTGGGCCTCTTCTTCCTGAAGTACAAAGACGTCATCACGCGCGTCATGGGCGTAGTCATCATCCTGCTGGGGCTCGTGTTCATCGGGCTGTTCGGCTTCGCGCAGCGCATCTTCCGTCCGCAGATCCGCGGCAATCTGGGCCTGGTCGGCGCGCCCCTCCTCGGGCTTGCGCTCGGCGTCGGCTGGGCGCCATGCATCGGTCCGACCCTGGCCGTCATCATCAACATGTCTTTGGATGGGGCCTCCGCCTCGCGCGGCGCGGTGCTGGGCCTGGCGTATTCGCTGGGTCTCGGCGTCCCGTTCCTGCTGATTGCACTCGGGTTCGGGTGGGCCACCCGCTCTGTCGCGTTCCTGCGCACGCACGTGCGCATGGTCAACATCATCGGCGGCGCACTGCTGATCATCCTCGGTCTGCTCATGGTCACCGGGGTCTGGGGAGTTCTCATGTCGAATCTGCAGGGGGTGATCGCCGGTGTCACGCCTGCGCTCTGA
- the resB gene encoding cytochrome c biogenesis protein ResB codes for MSRLRSESTAASADPLRPADHVDGSGEITSPRLGPAGWARWAWRQLTSMRNALVLLLLLAIAAVPGSIVPQRSADPNGVTEYFTDHPSLAPVLDKLQLFDVYSSAWFSAIYILLFISLIGCVIPRVRHHLKALRAQPPRTPARLGRLGDHRESLVELAPGVDAAAAASRAVEIAAKQLKSAGYRVARYDGRGSYSVSAERGYLRETGNLLFHIALLGVLLAVGIGGGYAYTGQRVIVQGTTFVNSVGTDYSSFNPGRFVDPDSLTPYTMKLDKFDVSYQPVGSGSQGQAGDFVAHLTTQLPGQKTTDSEIRVNHPLNIAGDRVYLMGNGYAPTVTIRNADGKIVFHDSIAFLPQNNELTSLGIIKVPDGLKEQVGMLAFFYPTQVKNDLGAYASGYPALLNPVLSINVYSGDLGLNNGVPRSVYALDTTGMTQLTGGKTGTESIELAPGDTADLPNGLGTVSFDNESPAGATDLSQSVKRFVSLQIHRDVAGPWVLSFAVLAVLSLLLALFVPRRRMWVKATPDGGVLQLEYAGLARGEDPTLGGAVDALAVKHGAAFEADAPTEGAQPRVN; via the coding sequence GTGTCACGCCTGCGCTCTGAATCCACCGCCGCGAGTGCCGACCCGCTGCGGCCGGCCGACCACGTCGACGGCTCGGGCGAGATCACCTCGCCCCGGCTCGGCCCGGCCGGCTGGGCGCGCTGGGCGTGGCGGCAGCTCACGAGCATGCGCAACGCGCTTGTGCTCCTCCTGCTGCTGGCGATCGCGGCGGTGCCCGGCTCCATAGTGCCGCAGCGCAGCGCCGACCCCAACGGCGTCACCGAGTACTTCACCGACCACCCGAGCCTGGCGCCGGTGCTCGACAAGCTGCAGCTGTTCGACGTGTACTCGTCGGCCTGGTTCTCGGCGATCTACATCCTGCTGTTCATCTCGCTCATCGGCTGTGTGATCCCGCGCGTCAGGCACCACCTCAAGGCGCTGCGGGCGCAGCCGCCGCGCACGCCCGCGCGGCTGGGGCGTCTGGGCGATCACCGCGAGTCGCTGGTAGAGCTGGCTCCCGGAGTGGATGCCGCGGCCGCGGCATCCCGCGCCGTCGAGATCGCCGCGAAACAGCTGAAATCCGCCGGCTACCGAGTGGCGCGCTACGACGGGCGCGGCTCGTACTCGGTCTCGGCCGAGCGCGGCTATCTGCGCGAGACCGGCAACCTGCTCTTCCACATCGCGCTGCTGGGGGTGCTGCTGGCCGTCGGCATCGGCGGCGGCTACGCGTACACCGGGCAGCGGGTGATAGTGCAGGGCACCACGTTCGTCAACTCGGTGGGCACCGACTACTCATCGTTCAACCCGGGGCGCTTCGTCGACCCTGACTCGCTGACCCCGTACACGATGAAGCTCGACAAGTTCGACGTCTCGTACCAGCCGGTCGGCAGCGGATCGCAGGGGCAGGCCGGCGACTTCGTCGCGCACCTCACGACGCAGCTGCCGGGGCAGAAGACCACCGACTCCGAGATCCGGGTGAACCACCCGCTGAACATCGCCGGCGACCGGGTGTACCTCATGGGCAACGGCTACGCGCCCACCGTGACGATCCGCAACGCCGACGGCAAGATCGTCTTCCACGACAGCATCGCGTTCCTGCCGCAGAACAACGAGCTGACCTCGCTCGGCATCATCAAGGTGCCCGACGGGCTCAAGGAACAGGTCGGCATGCTGGCGTTCTTCTATCCGACGCAGGTGAAGAACGACCTGGGCGCGTACGCGTCGGGGTACCCCGCGCTGCTGAACCCGGTGCTGTCGATCAACGTGTACTCCGGCGACCTGGGGCTGAACAACGGCGTGCCGCGCTCGGTGTATGCGCTGGACACGACCGGCATGACACAGCTGACCGGCGGCAAGACCGGCACCGAATCGATCGAGCTGGCCCCCGGCGACACCGCCGACCTGCCGAACGGCCTCGGCACCGTCTCGTTCGACAACGAGTCGCCGGCAGGCGCCACCGACCTCTCGCAGTCGGTCAAGCGGTTCGTGTCGCTGCAGATCCACCGCGATGTCGCCGGACCCTGGGTGCTGAGCTTCGCGGTGCTCGCGGTGCTGAGCCTGCTGCTCGCGCTGTTCGTGCCGCGCCGGCGCATGTGGGTCAAGGCGACCCCCGATGGCGGTGTGCTGCAGCTCGAGTACGCGGGGCTGGCCCGTGGTGAGGATCCCACCCTTGGCGGCGCGGTCGACGCGCTCGCCGTCAAGCACGGCGCGGCCTTCGAAGCCGACGCCCCGACCGAGGGCGCGCAGCCGCGCGTAAACTGA